In one window of Syntrophales bacterium DNA:
- a CDS encoding type I restriction endonuclease, with the protein MIEISERAFESAIEHALLKNGPDDPEKKDSGTKEQMLNFGEFVPGGYQKRVQDDYDRALCLIPRDVLDFIYATQPKEWEKLKSHHGAEVKTQFMKRLASEISRRGTLDVLRKGVKDSGCRFQLIYFRPSSGLNEELQKLYEANLFSVVRQLHYSEKNEKSLDMALFLNGIPLFTAELKNPLTGQNVEDAIKQYRFDRDPREPFLSFRRCLAHFGVDPDFVFVTTKLKGAKTDFLPFNQGRFGGAGNPPKSPTNGGYATDYLWNRIWSRDSVLNLIQHFIHEIEVEDEKGRKTGKRELIFPRYHQLDSVRRLVDNARAFGAGTQYLIQHSAGSGKSNSIAWLAHQLSVLHDRDDRRVFDSIVVITDRRVLDRQLQRTVRQFEQTSGVVENIDTTSRQLKDALESGKTIIVTTLQKFPVIVGEMNDLPGRRFAVIVDEAHSSQSGESTKSLKSVLASTSLEEAAAEEEGKPTAEEEYNDTVLKEMEKRGRLPNVSWFAFTATPKPKTLELFGEKSDDGKFEAFSLYSMRQAIEEGFILDVLENYTTFKVYWNLLKTVEDDPHYEEGKAKRLLQSFVNLHEHAIRKKVEIIGEHFHDQISSRIGGRAKAMIVARSRLHAVRYKLVLDNYLKERGYPYKTIVAFSGTVRDEGIDYTEANMNGFSERQTADAFKRPENRFLVVANKFQTGFDQPLLHTMYVDKKIGGVNAVQTLSRLNRVHDRKKETMVLDFANDADKLRESFDPYYEKTILSEATDPNLLYDLERQLSEFHIYDKEDIELFALKYFNPKKTQDALYALLAPPVDRYKGLDEEERINFRGKLTDYIRLYAFLSQILSFADVDLEKLHVFARLLRRIIPPEPNDLPREIKDKVDMESYKVRETWKGKITLERGDGEVEPIGVKGEYGTSPDHVEVLSRIIKELNERFGSDFSDEDKVFIKTLEERLAEDPALVASVRVNPPENARLTFDHVVVDRLQDMVDTNFKFYKRITDDREFSKFFIDWLFDRFRKSAQAEELT; encoded by the coding sequence ATGATCGAAATATCGGAAAGAGCCTTTGAAAGCGCCATCGAACATGCGCTTTTGAAGAACGGTCCCGATGACCCTGAGAAGAAAGATTCCGGGACAAAAGAACAAATGTTGAATTTCGGCGAATTTGTCCCCGGCGGGTATCAAAAGCGAGTGCAGGATGATTACGACCGGGCTCTCTGCCTGATACCCCGGGACGTGCTGGATTTCATCTATGCGACCCAGCCGAAGGAATGGGAGAAGCTCAAATCGCACCACGGGGCGGAGGTCAAAACACAATTCATGAAACGCCTTGCCTCCGAAATTTCACGGCGTGGCACCCTCGACGTTCTCAGAAAAGGGGTAAAGGACTCGGGGTGCAGATTCCAACTTATTTATTTCCGGCCTTCAAGCGGGCTGAACGAGGAACTTCAGAAACTTTATGAAGCGAATCTCTTTTCCGTCGTACGCCAGCTTCACTACAGCGAAAAGAATGAAAAGAGCCTTGACATGGCGCTCTTTTTAAACGGAATCCCCCTCTTCACCGCCGAGCTGAAGAACCCTTTGACGGGCCAGAACGTGGAGGATGCCATAAAGCAATACCGTTTCGACCGAGACCCGCGGGAACCTTTCCTGTCGTTTCGGCGGTGCCTCGCACACTTTGGCGTTGACCCCGACTTCGTTTTTGTGACGACAAAGCTGAAAGGCGCAAAGACGGATTTTCTTCCCTTCAACCAGGGCAGGTTCGGCGGCGCCGGAAATCCTCCAAAATCACCGACAAACGGCGGTTACGCGACTGATTATCTGTGGAACAGGATATGGTCCCGTGACAGTGTGCTTAATCTCATTCAGCACTTCATCCATGAAATCGAAGTGGAAGATGAAAAAGGGCGAAAAACAGGCAAGCGAGAGCTAATCTTTCCCCGGTATCACCAGCTCGATTCGGTTCGAAGGCTCGTTGATAATGCCCGCGCCTTCGGTGCCGGAACACAATACCTTATTCAGCATTCGGCTGGAAGCGGCAAGTCCAATTCAATAGCATGGCTTGCCCACCAGTTGTCAGTTCTCCATGACAGGGATGACAGGCGAGTCTTCGATTCTATCGTTGTCATAACTGATAGGCGTGTCCTCGACCGCCAACTTCAGAGAACTGTTAGGCAATTCGAGCAGACGAGCGGCGTCGTGGAAAATATAGATACCACAAGCCGTCAGCTCAAGGACGCCCTTGAGTCGGGCAAGACGATAATCGTGACGACGCTCCAGAAGTTTCCCGTAATTGTGGGAGAAATGAACGATCTGCCCGGAAGGAGGTTCGCCGTAATCGTAGATGAGGCGCATTCCTCTCAATCGGGTGAAAGCACAAAGAGCCTCAAGTCTGTCCTCGCATCGACAAGTCTCGAAGAGGCGGCCGCGGAAGAAGAAGGGAAGCCCACGGCCGAGGAAGAATATAATGACACAGTTCTCAAGGAAATGGAAAAACGCGGAAGGCTTCCAAACGTAAGCTGGTTCGCATTCACGGCGACGCCGAAACCGAAGACGCTGGAACTCTTCGGCGAAAAGAGCGACGACGGCAAATTCGAGGCATTCAGCCTCTACAGCATGCGCCAGGCAATCGAGGAGGGGTTTATCCTCGATGTTCTTGAGAATTATACAACATTCAAGGTTTACTGGAATCTTCTGAAAACCGTTGAGGATGATCCCCACTATGAGGAGGGAAAGGCAAAGCGGTTGCTTCAGTCCTTCGTCAATCTTCACGAGCACGCAATCCGGAAAAAGGTCGAGATTATTGGTGAACATTTTCACGATCAGATATCGTCCCGGATCGGCGGAAGGGCAAAGGCGATGATTGTCGCGCGGTCGCGGCTTCATGCCGTGAGATACAAGCTTGTGCTCGATAATTATCTGAAAGAACGCGGTTATCCCTACAAAACTATTGTAGCGTTTTCCGGCACGGTGCGCGACGAGGGAATTGACTATACCGAAGCCAATATGAATGGTTTTTCCGAAAGGCAGACGGCGGATGCGTTCAAGCGTCCTGAAAACCGGTTTCTTGTGGTGGCAAACAAGTTCCAGACGGGATTCGACCAGCCCCTGCTTCATACTATGTATGTGGACAAGAAAATCGGAGGGGTAAATGCCGTGCAGACGCTCTCGCGGCTTAACCGTGTCCATGACAGAAAGAAAGAGACAATGGTGCTGGACTTCGCGAATGACGCCGATAAACTTCGTGAATCCTTTGACCCCTATTATGAAAAGACCATTCTTTCAGAGGCCACAGATCCGAATCTCCTGTATGATCTCGAAAGGCAGCTCTCCGAGTTTCATATTTACGATAAGGAAGATATCGAATTATTTGCCCTCAAGTATTTTAACCCAAAAAAGACACAGGACGCACTTTATGCACTCCTTGCTCCCCCGGTCGATAGATATAAGGGGCTTGATGAGGAAGAAAGAATCAATTTCAGGGGAAAGCTGACGGACTATATTCGACTCTACGCGTTTCTGTCGCAGATACTGTCTTTTGCTGATGTCGATCTGGAAAAATTGCATGTCTTCGCCCGCCTGTTGCGGAGGATCATTCCGCCCGAACCGAATGACCTGCCCCGCGAGATCAAAGATAAAGTGGACATGGAATCATACAAAGTGCGGGAGACGTGGAAAGGAAAAATAACCCTCGAACGGGGTGATGGCGAAGTTGAGCCGATCGGGGTAAAGGGTGAGTATGGAACTTCGCCGGATCATGTAGAGGTGCTTTCCAGGATAATAAAGGAACTCAATGAACGCTTTGGATCCGATTTCAGTGATGAGGACAAGGTTTTTATAAAAACACTGGAAGAGAGGCTTGCGGAAGATCCGGCCCTTGTTGCGAGCGTCCGCGTCAATCCTCCCGAAAATGCCCGTCTGACGTTTGATCACGTCGTCGTTGACCGGCTTCAGGACATGGTGGACACAAACTTTAAATTCTACAAGCGAATAACCGACGACCGGGAATTCTCGAAATTCTTTA